The segment GAGCACAGGGCCACCGAAAGAATGACTGACGTTGCTCGTTTTTTCATTACCTACCTCTGGTTCTTCTCGTTTTGATTGCCTGACGAGTATATACGCTTTCCTTCTACATGATGAAAATTCTCTAATTATGCATTTCCCAAATGGGAATCGAAAGCCGCAGGTGTGAAAAGACCCTCGGAACCTGTGCGGCTTCGAGGGTCTTGCACATAAAGCGATACCGAGGCTACAGAGCCTTCTTGGCGATCTCGCACAGCTGGGAGAACGCCGCGGCGTCGTTGATGGCCATGTCGGAGAGAACCTTGCGGTCCAGCTCGATACCGGCCTTCTTCAAGCCGTTCATGAACTGGGAGTACACGATGCCGTTGGCACGGGTGCCCGCGTTGATGCGGGTGATCCACAGGCGGCGGATCTCGCGCTTCTTGTTGCGGCGATCGCGGTACTGGTACTGGAGCGAATGCTGGACCTGCTGTTTCGCGTTCTTATACGAACGCGACTTGGCGCCGTAGTAACCCTTCGCACGACCGAGGATAGTGCGGCGCTTCTTGTGGGCGTTGACTGCACGCTTTACACGAGGCATAGTGGTTCTCCTTTATCGATTAGCGAAGGCCGAGGTTGCGGGCGACAACGCGGTTGTCGGCAGCGGCCAGCTCGGTTTCTTGACGGAAGTTGCGCTTGCGCTTGGGGCTCTTCTTGGTGAGGATGTGGCTCTTGAAAGCCTTGGCGCGCATGATCTTGCCGGAACCGGTCACGCGGAAGCGCTTCGCAGTGCCCCGGTGGGTCTTCATCTTAGGCATTATTCGTCCTTTCCTTCAGTGCTATCGCTTTCGGCGACCTTGTCGTTCTTACCCGCTTTCGCTTCCTTTTTCTTCTTCACGGCGGAAGGCAGAGGAGCGATGAGCATGTGCATGTTGCGGCCTTCCATCTTCGGCGCAGATTCGATGACGGCCACGTCCTTCAGATCCTCGGCAAGGCGCTCGAGGATGGAGAGCCCCTGCTCAGGATGGGCCATCTCGCGGCCGCGGAACATGATCGTGATCTTCACCTTGTCGCCGGCGTCAAGAAAACGCAGGACGTGCTTCTTCTTGGTGGTGTAGTCGCCCACGTCGATCTTCGGGCGGAACTTCATCTCCTTGGTTTCGATCCTGCTCTGGTTCTTGCGAGCCTGCTTCGCCTTGATGGCCTGGTCGTACTTGAACTTTCCGTAGTCCATGATGCGGCATACGGGAGGTTCTGCGTTCGGAGCGATCTCCACCAGGTCGTAGCCTTCCGATTCGGCGATGCGAAGGGCCTGAACCGTGGCGTAGATACCCATCTGAGATCCGTCGTAGCCGATCAGACGGCATTCACGCGTGGTGATCTCTCTGTTGAGCCGTGGCTCCTGAGCTGCTATGGCGCTCACCTCCTGACTTCCTGCGCTTGCGCGCCGCAAAAAACAAAACCCGCTGCGAAGGGCAACGGGCGAATGAAAGCTGTCGAAACGACCTCTATTCAAGCAACCCATCAGCTCGCAGCCGAACTAGGTGGAGGAGTGAACCTCTCTTCAGTAACGTACCTGGCAGATCATACCATATTGCCTCGCCTCTGCAAGAATTCTGCGCAAACGCCCGATAACGGTCCGGCGCAGGCGCGCAGGCGCCCGCAGGCGAAAGGGGTCGATGCCCGCTCGCGCCTGTTTACGCCTTCTCGATGTAGAGATACAGCACGCGGACGGTGTCGCTTACGTTGCCGCCCGTCAGGTTGGCCGCGCTGTAGTCGTAGCTGAGAACGGCCGACCATGCGTACGAATCGACCTTGCCCTCGAACGCGTACTGCTGCTTTTGCACCGTGGTGCCGTTGGCCGCGTACGTGGTGTATTCGGAGGCATCGGCCGGAAGCAGCGCATCTCCGTCCTGGACTTTGAAGCCCGCTTCCCTCAGGGCCGTCTCGATCACGTGCCCGTTCACCACCAGATCGGAGAAGCCCAGATCGCCGAACCCCAGCGCAGTAGGCGACGCGGAATAACCTGCCTGGACCACCTTCCCGTCCTCGTCAAGGCCCAGGTACACCGACGGCGTACCCGTCTTGGGATCGGCGGGTTCGGACGTAAGGCTGCAGGTCACGTTGGTTTTGATGACGCTGTCCTCGTCGTCGGTGTCGCTGGATTTCACCTCGGTCGCGCCGTGGCCGATCTTCTCGATGGCCTCGGATTTCTCGAGGCCGATAACCGCAGACAGCCCCGGCACCTCCGTCGTCTTCTGAACAGAGGGCTTCGAGACATCTTCGCCGGTTGTCGCGACCGTTACGCTCGCGCGGAGGGCGGAGAACTCGGCAGCGCTGTTCTGAGTGTCTTTGAACAGGGTGAACCCCAGGTAGGCCAACCCACCCAGAAGCGCGATCAGAAGCACGATGATCACGATGAGGCGCCGGCGTATGCGGCGGCTTCTCCTAGCGGGAGCCGGAAGATCGGCCGACTTGCCCTTCCGGCCGCCTTTTCGGTCCTCTTCGGCGAACTTTCCGGCAAGGCCGTCATCCCCCACCAGCAAAGGGGCCGCCGCAACCGGCTCCAGCACCTCGACCGGGTCGCGGAAATCCTCCTGAACGTCCCCCTCGTAGGCAAACTCCTGCTCGGCGCTTTCCGCGCTGTCGGCCCGCTCGCGCTCTCCCTCGACCGCACCTTCGTCGGAAGAGGACGCGCGGCGGGCATGGCGCGCACGGCGGCGGCGACCCTCGCTTTGGGAGAACTCTCCGCCGTCAGGGTCGTCCGGGGTTCCGATGGGCGCGAACGCGCTTGTCAGACCGATGGGGTCGTCATACGAACCGGCCTGGTCGCCGCCGAACGGAGCGGGGTCCTTCTCGGATCGCCGGGGATTCGTCTCCTCGTTCTCGCTCATGATATGCCCTTCTCGTAACGGCGGCGCCTAGCGCATAGCCACGTTGTAATACAGGATGAACGCAAGGATGGCGACCACCGCCAGCCCGATGATGACGCCCTGCATCTTCGACATCCCGTCGGCCGACTCGATGTCTGCAAGGGTCGTTTCGCGGTACCCGTCCCGGTCGGTCGCGCCCGACGAGGCGGGTTTTTCCACCTGCTGAGCGCCCGGCGAAGCGGAAAGGTCGGCGCCCTCAGACGCGGCCTGCGCACCGCTTTCGGCAGAAACCCCGCCTACCTTTGCGCCGTCGGCGAGCCCGTCGTCTGCTCCGTCCGGCGCGGCGGGCTGGATCGAAGAGACTCCGGCCCGAATGACGAAGTCGTCCTCGTCGTCCGGGGTCACCGTGATGTGTTTGCGGGTATCGTCGGTCATGAGGACCCTTTCGCCTATCCAACTCGTTCGATTATATACGACCCGTCCGTCACCGCGAAGCCGCCGGAGCGCGAGAGCCCGAACCTAGCTCGGGCCCAGGCTGAACGGCTTGGGGGCGCTTTTTGCGCTGCGCAGGTCGAATACCACCGGGTCGAAGCTGAACAGCTGCTCGGTGGGAACGACGGGGCTGACCTTCAGGCATTTCTTCCAGCACACGTCCTGGCACAGGTTGCACTGGATGCACTCCGACGCCCAGAACTCCAGGTACTCGGGGTTCGTGTAGGGCTTCTTGCGCTCGTCGCGCTTGATGGCACCCGTCGGACAGAACACGGCGCACATGCCGCATCCGTTGCATTTGCCCACATCGATATCGACCGTCGCGAAAACGCGCGCCACCACCTCGTCGACGACGGAGTGCCCCAGCGCGTCCATCGCGTTGATGATGTCGGCGTGCCGGCGGATCTCGAACGTGGGCAGAGCCCCGTTCTCGCCCGCGCGAAGGCGCGCGCCGATGGAGATCTCCTTCTTGCCTCCCAGCTCGTGTTCCAGCGTGGCCTTCGCAGCCGTGCTCACCATCTCGCGCGCCGATCGGGCGGTTTCGGAGAAGAAATCGCGGCGCGTCGTTCCGAACAGGCCCGTCGCGTCCTCGATCAGCATATCTTCCGGAAAGGTGCTTGCGCGGGCTATCGGCACGTCGGCCCCTTGCGCCTGCACGAGTTGCTGGAACGCCCCGCACGTGATGTTGGTTCCCTCGTCGGTGGCCCGGTAGCGGCACGTCGCGCAGTCCCCATCGACCAGCACGATCTCGCGGGCGCCTTCGGACGCCAGCTTCATGAGGATGCTCTCGTCGACGCGGGCCATGCAGGGGACCTCCGCGTACAGGGACGGGTCGGCCTCGCGCCGCGATGCGATGCGCGCGCAGGCGATGACCGCGCGCCCGGCGGATGCCTCCATGGCCCGCATGCACGCGTCGAACAGATCGTCGTCGGAGGGACGAAGCGGCACCAGCGCGCCCGTGGGGCAGACCGTGGTGCACGCCCCGCAGGCGCTGCACGCCCGAACGTCGAGGTTGATCTCGTTGTTCATGACCTCGATCGCATCGCAGGGGCAGCTGTCCACGCATCGACGGCACGACGCATTGCGGTTGCGCACGGCGACGCAACGGTCGCGGTCTATATAGACCGGGCTTTTCTCGAACGCTTCGGCAACCGTGACCAAGTCGTCGATGCTGGGCATAGCCACCCCCTCTCGTAACGGCAGATAATCGGTTTAAGCGCGGTCATTGTACCGCGCGAGCACGCAGGCGGCGCAACGGCCTCACCGAACCGTTGCTAGGCGTCCAGATACCAGCGCTCGAACGACGCCAGCTCCTCGGGGGTGTTCGCGTTCACGAAGCATCCCCCCATCGGCTCGGCCGCCAACACCTCGCTTTGCGGGAACTTGCGCACGTTCACGTGCCGCACGACGTACTGGGCCGCGCGCTCTCCCGCTTCGACCCCCGCCTTCACCACCGGCAAGCAGGCGCTTTTCCGATACAGCGCATGGAACGGCTCGTAGCCGTGCTTGTTCACGGGGACCACCGCATCGGCGCCCGAGCTGGTAAGCGCCTCGGCCTCGGCCGCGATGAGACGCGGGGATGCGAATATCATGTCGCAGGCGACCACGGCCACATACGGATGGGACGCAACCTCGATGGCGGTGTAGAGCCCGGGAAGCGCACCGCGCGCGTCGCACACGTCGCGCTCGAGGCGGATGTCCAGCCCCGGGTACTCTTCGAGCAGAAACGCGAGGTTGTCGGGCTCGTTGGTAGTGACCACCAGCTCGTCGGCGACCGGGGACACCCTATCGACCAAACGGCAGATCAAAGGCCTCCCACCGAAGGGAACCGTGGCCTTGCTCCTTCCCATGCGGCGGCTTTCCCCGCCCGCCTGGATCACTACCGTGACCTTCGGCCTTACGTGGCGTTCTTCGAGGAAATCCGCAAGCTCGGACACGGCGTCCAGGCCGAACGACGGTATCCCGTATGCCCGGGCCGCCTCGATCGCGCAGGGGATATCGGCTACGACGGCCACGGTAGCCGCCCCGGGGAGCTTTTCGGAAACATCCAGGTAATCGATCTGTCGGGGCTCGTCGTCCGATACCCGACGGCCGATCTGGGTGAAGTCGGAGTCGAGCGGCCAACCTTCGCGCGCTCCCTGGGCGAAGGCCGAGGCCGCCTTCATATCGGCCGGATTCCCCTCCCGCATGATCTCGATGGTGGGCAGCCCGCTTTTGCGGTAGCCCTCCACGATGACGATGTCGTGACCCGGCATGCCGGCCACGATGTCGGCGCACTCGACGTCGCCTTCGACCGTCTTGATGCACGCCATCTGGCCGGGAGCGGCGATCACCGTCTCCGAGGCTCCCGCATGGCGATGGCGGTACGAATCCTTGCCGGGAATATCGATCTCGAAGCCCACATGGCTGTGGTGCTTGACGCTTCCCACATCGACGCCACGGGCGACAAGCTCCTCTATGAGCTTGACGATCAGGGTCGTTTTCCCTGAATTATGTCGACCGACGAACGCGACGGCCGGGCTTTTCACTTCGACCATTCAGCCTCCCCCCGAAGCGCTCATTGTAGCAAACGCCGCGAAGCCAGAGGCATCCCTTCGGTGAAACCGTTCCGCGCGCCGCCTTCCGCCTGGAAAGACGGGGCGATCACCGCCAGGCGCATGCAGCCGCCGATGAAGCGCGTGCAAAAAAACCGCGCAGCGCTTCCTCGCGCTGCGCGGTTTCCATCAGACGCCGGCGACCGCAGCAAGCGCGAGTCGCCGGCGCGACAAACGAAACGGCCGATCCTACAGGAACGGAACCACCAACGTCACCGGAAGCGCTGCCACAACCACCAGGTAGCGCAGCAGGAAGCCGCCGATGAGGACGCCCGCGCTGCCACCTGCCAGCAGGTAGCGGCCCGTCGGGGTCTCTTCGAACTCCGGCTTGGCGACGAACAGCATCACCGTCTCGATCGCGATCGGGCCCAGAAGGCCGATGATCGCGAATCCCAACCAGAACATCACCGCGAACTCGCCGCACAGAAGCGACATGACCGAGTTGCGGCCCGCCTCGCCGTTGTAGAAGGTGATGAACAGCAAGGCCGCAACCAGCACGACCTCGATGATCGGCAGGAAGTAGTGGGCCTTCTTCACCCAGCCGGTGCGCTCGAACTCCTCGGGGGCGGCCAGCACGCCGTACAGCAGAACCGCCGCGGCGCCCGTCGAGACGGCAGACACCAGGAACAAAGGCGGGAGCAGCGCGCTGTTCCACAGCGGGAACGTGTGGGCGACGCCCAGAAGCGCGCCGGTGTAGATGCCCACGCACACCGCGAACAGGCAGCCGACGACCTCGAGCCAGCGCGGTACCGCGCGGCGGGTCCACTCGAGGACCACCACGGCGAAGTCGACCACCATGAAGCCCGCCAGGAACACCACGCCCCACGTCATGACGGAGCCGAAGTTCACCAGCAGCAGGATGAAGCGCCACGGATGGAACAGGCCGGCCTTGGCGTCGGTCATCAGCAACACCAGGCCGATGCCCACGAACACGAGCGCGGCCAGGTGGGCGAAGCGCTGGATCTTCTTGGTGTCGGGGTTCTTCCAGTTCACGAACGCCGACGTGATGAACGCGCCGCCGCCCAAACCGGCCAGGAACAGGTACAGCGCAATGGGAAGCTCCCAAATAGGTTCGAATTCCATGCTCATCACCTCACGTAATAGACTTTGGGCTCGGACAGGCCCTCAGCGATGGGCTGAGCCTTGGTTTCGACCAGCAGCTTGGAGATCTCGGAATCGGGATCGTCCAAATCGCCGAAGACGCGCACGCCGGTGGGGCAGGCCTCCACGCACGTGCACATCGCGGTGCCGTCCACAGCGGCGGAAACCGTGCAGAAACGGCACTTGTCGACCGAACCCGTCTCGCTGTTGCGCACGCGCACCTGATAGGGGCACGCCGCCATGCAGTACAGGCAGCCGATGCATCGTCCCTGATCAACCTGGACGATGCCGTCGGTGCCCATGCGGGCCGCACCCGTCGGGCACACCGCCGCGCAGGGCGCGTCGTCGCAGTGCATGCACTGCAGGGGCACCGTCTCGAACGTCACGTTCGGGAACGTCCCCACCTCGCGGGTCTCGAAGCGGATGAACGCCTCGTCATCCAGCAAGCCGTTCTGGCGCTGGCAAGCGGTGCGGCAGGTGAAGCACCCGACGCATTTGCTTGTATCGATAAGCATTCCGTAGCGGGCCATTATGCATTCACCTTCTTAAGCTTGACGGAGTTCTCGTGGTTGCACGATCCGCCGTAACCGGGTTCGATGCGGAACTCGGTGAAATCCATCGCGCGCAGACCGAAGTTGTAGGCATTGGTCTGCTCCTTCACCGAGCAGCCGTAGTGGCTGGGCATGTAGACGGCCCAGGGGCTCATGCGCTCGGTCACCTTCACCTTGATCTTGCCGGTGTGAAGCGCGTTGGACATCTCCACCGTGTCGCCGTCCTTGACGCCGATCTTCTCCGCCACCGCGGGGTTGATCCACAAACGTTCGAGGCCGTATTCCTTGGAGATATCCATCAGCGTGCCGACGTTGACCGTCTGGTTGTGGCTCTGAACCGACTGCTTTCCTGCGATCAGGCGATACTCGTCGGTGTTCGGCGCAACGCTGGGCTCTGCCCAGTGGGGGGCGGCGCTATAGCCGTACTCGAGCACCGCGTCGTTGCAGAACTTGATCTTGCCGGAGTCGGTGGAGAACTTGGGCTTCGTGCCGTACTTGAACGCCTGATCGTGCAGGTTGATGGTCCCCACGCGGCGCAGCTCGTCCAGGCTGCGGCCGATGCTCTTCAGCTGGGCATCGGACAGCTCTTCGAGCGTGAACTGGAAGTACTCGCCCACGCCGCACGCCTCGGCCAGCTCGGTGTAGATCTTGTCGCACGAGCGCGTGTTCGGGTGGATCACGTCGAGCACCTGGTCGCGCAGCGAGATGGACGGGATCATGCCGCCGTTGAGCTGCGGCGCCTCGGCGCGCTCGAGGTAGCTGCACTCGGGCAGGATGTAGTGGGCATGCTGGGCGGTCTCGCTCATCTGGACGTCGATGACGACGCACAGATCGAGGTTGTCCAGGCATTCGCCCAGGTACTTCGGATTCTGGTAGCCGGCCACCATGTTCGAGTTGTAGAAGAACATGGCCTTGAGGTCGCCCTTGCGCGCGCCCTCGGCCGCCATGAGGCAGTTCGACTCGGTCCCCAGCTTCAGCTCGGAGTTGCCGTAGGGCTTCGCCTCGACCTTGGGAACGGACTTGAACTTGCTCTTGTCGAGGTCACCCCACTTGGGCTTCGGCGTGAAGATCGCGCCGCCCTTCTGGTTCCAGCAACCAAGAAGCGTGTTGAAGATGGCCACGGTGCGGGCCGTCTCCCCGGAGTTGGTGTACATGCATCCGAACGCGGCGCGCCAGCTGGCCTCGATGGATGCGGCCGGAGCAGCCTCGGCGAAATCGGCCGCCAGACGGCAGATCGTATCGGCGGGGACGCCGGTGATCTCCTCGGCCCACTCGGGCGTGCAGGTGCGGGTGTAGTCCCACCACTGGTCGAAGCCCTCGACGTTGGCCTCGACGTAGTCCTTGTCGTAGTTGCCCGTGCGCACGAGCTCGCACGACATGGCCAAAACGAGCGCCATGTCGGTGCCGGGCTTGATGGGCACCCACTCGGTCGCGAAGGGTCGCGTGTTGTTGCAGCGCGGGTCGACCAGAACGATCTTAGAGCCGTTCTCGTGTGCGCGCTGGAGGCTCATCAGCTGGGAGGGCTTGATGCCGTCGGCGTAGCTGCGGCCGATGAACATGGTCATCTTCGAGTTCTCGACGTCGCTCGTCCAGTCGCCGTAGCCTAGAACCTGCTTGAACCCGCCCTTGCGGGAGGCATAGCAGGCCGCGCCGTGCGTGTAGATGTTGGCCGAGCCGAGCGCGTTCATGAAGCGCGGGCCGTAGTAGCTGCCCGAGGGGCGCGGATCGTGCACGAGCGCCACCGACTCGACCCCGGAGCCGTCAATGATCTCCTTCAGCTTGTCGGCGATTTCGGCATACGCCTGATCCCACGAGATCTTCTCGAACTGCCCCTTGTCGTTGCGCTTCAGCGGGTCGGTGAGGCGATCCTTGGAAAAGGCGATGTTCGCGAACCCGTATCCGCGGGCGCAGAGCTTGCCCTGGGCGTCGTTGTGCGCCAGGTCGCCGATCTGCTTGAGGAGCTTGCCCTTGCTGGTGTAGGCCGTGAACCCGCACTTGCTCGAACAGCCGTTGCACAGCGAATGGACGAGGCGCAGATCCTTCTCGGCGCCTTCGACAGCCTGCGCGTTTTCCCAAGCGTTGAAGCCCGCAAAGCCGCCCACTGCGGCGAGGCTCGCGACCCCCGCAGTGCCGGCCAGGAAGCTTCGCCTGGTCAAAGCATTTTCAGACATTGCTGTCATCCTTCCTGTAATTTCCTTGTCAGAGATTCTCGTCATGGTC is part of the Berryella intestinalis genome and harbors:
- a CDS encoding molybdopterin-dependent oxidoreductase, with amino-acid sequence MSENALTRRSFLAGTAGVASLAAVGGFAGFNAWENAQAVEGAEKDLRLVHSLCNGCSSKCGFTAYTSKGKLLKQIGDLAHNDAQGKLCARGYGFANIAFSKDRLTDPLKRNDKGQFEKISWDQAYAEIADKLKEIIDGSGVESVALVHDPRPSGSYYGPRFMNALGSANIYTHGAACYASRKGGFKQVLGYGDWTSDVENSKMTMFIGRSYADGIKPSQLMSLQRAHENGSKIVLVDPRCNNTRPFATEWVPIKPGTDMALVLAMSCELVRTGNYDKDYVEANVEGFDQWWDYTRTCTPEWAEEITGVPADTICRLAADFAEAAPAASIEASWRAAFGCMYTNSGETARTVAIFNTLLGCWNQKGGAIFTPKPKWGDLDKSKFKSVPKVEAKPYGNSELKLGTESNCLMAAEGARKGDLKAMFFYNSNMVAGYQNPKYLGECLDNLDLCVVIDVQMSETAQHAHYILPECSYLERAEAPQLNGGMIPSISLRDQVLDVIHPNTRSCDKIYTELAEACGVGEYFQFTLEELSDAQLKSIGRSLDELRRVGTINLHDQAFKYGTKPKFSTDSGKIKFCNDAVLEYGYSAAPHWAEPSVAPNTDEYRLIAGKQSVQSHNQTVNVGTLMDISKEYGLERLWINPAVAEKIGVKDGDTVEMSNALHTGKIKVKVTERMSPWAVYMPSHYGCSVKEQTNAYNFGLRAMDFTEFRIEPGYGGSCNHENSVKLKKVNA
- a CDS encoding 4Fe-4S binding protein, which gives rise to MPSIDDLVTVAEAFEKSPVYIDRDRCVAVRNRNASCRRCVDSCPCDAIEVMNNEINLDVRACSACGACTTVCPTGALVPLRPSDDDLFDACMRAMEASAGRAVIACARIASRREADPSLYAEVPCMARVDESILMKLASEGAREIVLVDGDCATCRYRATDEGTNITCGAFQQLVQAQGADVPIARASTFPEDMLIEDATGLFGTTRRDFFSETARSAREMVSTAAKATLEHELGGKKEISIGARLRAGENGALPTFEIRRHADIINAMDALGHSVVDEVVARVFATVDIDVGKCNGCGMCAVFCPTGAIKRDERKKPYTNPEYLEFWASECIQCNLCQDVCWKKCLKVSPVVPTEQLFSFDPVVFDLRSAKSAPKPFSLGPS
- the rplT gene encoding 50S ribosomal protein L20 codes for the protein MPRVKRAVNAHKKRRTILGRAKGYYGAKSRSYKNAKQQVQHSLQYQYRDRRNKKREIRRLWITRINAGTRANGIVYSQFMNGLKKAGIELDRKVLSDMAINDAAAFSQLCEIAKKAL
- the mobB gene encoding molybdopterin-guanine dinucleotide biosynthesis protein B; this translates as MVEVKSPAVAFVGRHNSGKTTLIVKLIEELVARGVDVGSVKHHSHVGFEIDIPGKDSYRHRHAGASETVIAAPGQMACIKTVEGDVECADIVAGMPGHDIVIVEGYRKSGLPTIEIMREGNPADMKAASAFAQGAREGWPLDSDFTQIGRRVSDDEPRQIDYLDVSEKLPGAATVAVVADIPCAIEAARAYGIPSFGLDAVSELADFLEERHVRPKVTVVIQAGGESRRMGRSKATVPFGGRPLICRLVDRVSPVADELVVTTNEPDNLAFLLEEYPGLDIRLERDVCDARGALPGLYTAIEVASHPYVAVVACDMIFASPRLIAAEAEALTSSGADAVVPVNKHGYEPFHALYRKSACLPVVKAGVEAGERAAQYVVRHVNVRKFPQSEVLAAEPMGGCFVNANTPEELASFERWYLDA
- the rpmI gene encoding 50S ribosomal protein L35, coding for MPKMKTHRGTAKRFRVTGSGKIMRAKAFKSHILTKKSPKRKRNFRQETELAAADNRVVARNLGLR
- the infC gene encoding translation initiation factor IF-3, producing MSAIAAQEPRLNREITTRECRLIGYDGSQMGIYATVQALRIAESEGYDLVEIAPNAEPPVCRIMDYGKFKYDQAIKAKQARKNQSRIETKEMKFRPKIDVGDYTTKKKHVLRFLDAGDKVKITIMFRGREMAHPEQGLSILERLAEDLKDVAVIESAPKMEGRNMHMLIAPLPSAVKKKKEAKAGKNDKVAESDSTEGKDE
- a CDS encoding 4Fe-4S dicluster domain-containing protein, yielding MARYGMLIDTSKCVGCFTCRTACQRQNGLLDDEAFIRFETREVGTFPNVTFETVPLQCMHCDDAPCAAVCPTGAARMGTDGIVQVDQGRCIGCLYCMAACPYQVRVRNSETGSVDKCRFCTVSAAVDGTAMCTCVEACPTGVRVFGDLDDPDSEISKLLVETKAQPIAEGLSEPKVYYVR
- the nrfD gene encoding NrfD/PsrC family molybdoenzyme membrane anchor subunit: MEFEPIWELPIALYLFLAGLGGGAFITSAFVNWKNPDTKKIQRFAHLAALVFVGIGLVLLMTDAKAGLFHPWRFILLLVNFGSVMTWGVVFLAGFMVVDFAVVVLEWTRRAVPRWLEVVGCLFAVCVGIYTGALLGVAHTFPLWNSALLPPLFLVSAVSTGAAAVLLYGVLAAPEEFERTGWVKKAHYFLPIIEVVLVAALLFITFYNGEAGRNSVMSLLCGEFAVMFWLGFAIIGLLGPIAIETVMLFVAKPEFEETPTGRYLLAGGSAGVLIGGFLLRYLVVVAALPVTLVVPFL